The following proteins come from a genomic window of Streptomyces liliiviolaceus:
- a CDS encoding PH domain-containing protein, whose translation METGTSENTGRTAERPPGRAAGRPADEPVWIALPPGLLRMRRLLLVVWLGLLALATGLLLGLFAGPAWAAFALLPLAALLWGWPMLGRNWRSWRYAERADDLLISRGVLWHEETVVPYGRMQLVEVTSGPVERHFGLASVQLHTAAAATDARIPGLVPAEAERLRDRLTELGEARSAGL comes from the coding sequence ATGGAGACGGGGACCTCGGAGAACACGGGGCGGACAGCGGAACGGCCGCCCGGGCGGGCAGCGGGTCGGCCGGCGGACGAACCGGTGTGGATCGCGCTGCCGCCGGGACTGCTGAGGATGCGACGGCTGCTGCTGGTGGTGTGGCTCGGGCTGCTGGCCCTCGCCACGGGCCTGCTGCTCGGTCTGTTCGCCGGACCCGCCTGGGCGGCCTTCGCGCTGCTGCCACTGGCCGCGCTGCTGTGGGGCTGGCCGATGCTGGGGCGCAACTGGCGTTCCTGGCGCTATGCCGAGCGCGCGGACGACCTGCTGATCAGCCGCGGTGTCCTGTGGCACGAGGAGACCGTCGTGCCGTACGGGCGCATGCAGCTGGTCGAGGTGACCTCCGGTCCCGTGGAGCGGCACTTCGGGCTGGCGAGCGTGCAGCTGCACACGGCCGCCGCGGCGACGGACGCCCGTATCCCCGGACTCGTACCGGCGGAGGCGGAACGACTGCGTGACCGGCTCACCGAGCTGGGCGAGGCCCGATCGGCGGGGCTGTGA
- the panC gene encoding pantoate--beta-alanine ligase — translation MTTVLLNTADELHARVRTGRRAVVMTMGALHEGHATLIRTARELAGGDGEVVVTVFVNPLQFGAGEDLDRYPRTLDADIKIAEQAGADAVFAPSVDEVYPGGEPQVRISAGPMGERLEGSTRPGHFDGMLTVVAKMLHLTAPDAALFGQKDAQQLALIRRMVRDLNFGMEIVGVPTVREADGLALSSRNRYLSAGERRTALALSQALFAGSDRHAAQEALCARAREVPATHARAEALSAIGESRAAADTHAVAKAAPGGPAAVRAAARLVLDDAARLSPPLALDYLALVDPSDFTEIPDGHTGEAVLAVAARVGTTRLIDNIPLTFGAAS, via the coding sequence ATGACCACCGTCCTGCTGAACACCGCCGACGAGCTCCACGCGCGCGTACGCACCGGCCGCCGTGCCGTCGTCATGACGATGGGCGCCCTGCACGAGGGCCACGCCACCCTGATCCGCACCGCCAGGGAACTCGCGGGCGGTGATGGCGAGGTCGTCGTCACCGTCTTCGTGAACCCCCTCCAGTTCGGCGCGGGCGAGGACCTCGACCGCTACCCGCGCACCCTGGACGCCGACATCAAGATCGCCGAGCAGGCGGGCGCGGACGCCGTGTTCGCCCCTTCCGTGGACGAGGTCTACCCGGGCGGCGAACCCCAGGTCCGGATCAGCGCGGGACCGATGGGGGAGCGGCTGGAGGGCTCGACACGGCCCGGGCACTTCGACGGCATGCTCACCGTCGTCGCCAAGATGCTGCACCTCACCGCGCCCGACGCGGCGCTGTTCGGACAGAAGGACGCCCAGCAGCTCGCCCTGATCCGCCGCATGGTGCGCGACCTGAACTTCGGCATGGAGATCGTCGGCGTCCCCACGGTGCGCGAGGCGGACGGTCTCGCCCTGTCCAGCCGCAACCGCTATCTGTCGGCCGGTGAGCGCCGTACCGCGCTCGCCCTCTCCCAGGCGCTGTTCGCGGGCAGCGACCGGCACGCGGCCCAGGAGGCCCTGTGCGCGCGGGCCCGCGAGGTGCCCGCCACGCACGCGCGTGCCGAGGCCCTCAGCGCCATCGGCGAGTCCCGCGCCGCCGCCGACACCCACGCCGTCGCCAAGGCGGCCCCGGGAGGCCCCGCCGCCGTCCGCGCCGCCGCCCGGCTGGTCCTCGACGACGCGGCCCGGCTCAGCCCGCCGCTCGCCCTGGACTACCTGGCGCTGGTCGATCCGTCCGACTTCACCGAGATCCCGGACGGCCACACCGGTGAGGCGGTCCTCGCCGTCGCCGCCCGGGTCGGGACGACCCGGCTGATCGACAACATTCCTCTGACCTTCGGAGCCGCCTCGTGA
- a CDS encoding Rossmann-like and DUF2520 domain-containing protein, translated as MSTFPQADPKDRPARLTVGVVGAGRVGPALAASLQLAGHRPVAVSGVSDASRRRAAQLLPDVPLVTPEQVLERADLVLLTVPDDALPGLVEGLVDTGSIRPGQLLVHTSGRYGTRVLDPALRAGALPLALHPAMTFSGTPVDVQRLAGCSFGVTAPEELRLAAEALVIEMGGEPEWIAEESRPLYHAALALGANHLVTLVAESMDLLRTAGVDAPDRMLGPLLGAALDNALRSGDAALTGPVARGDAGTVAAHITELRTHAPQTVAGYLAMARATADRALAHGLLKPELAEDLLGVLADGPDGPDVPEGDVR; from the coding sequence GTGAGTACATTCCCCCAGGCAGACCCCAAGGACCGCCCCGCGCGCCTCACCGTCGGCGTCGTCGGCGCCGGGCGGGTGGGCCCCGCCCTGGCCGCGTCGCTCCAGCTCGCCGGACACCGCCCGGTGGCCGTCTCCGGGGTCTCCGACGCCTCCAGGCGCCGCGCCGCGCAACTGCTGCCCGACGTGCCGCTGGTGACACCCGAGCAGGTCCTGGAGCGGGCCGACCTGGTCCTGCTGACGGTCCCCGACGACGCCCTGCCGGGCCTGGTCGAAGGGCTCGTCGACACCGGTTCCATCAGGCCGGGCCAGCTCCTCGTGCACACCTCGGGACGGTACGGGACGAGGGTCCTCGACCCCGCCCTGCGCGCCGGGGCACTGCCGCTCGCCCTGCACCCCGCGATGACGTTCAGCGGCACCCCCGTGGACGTGCAGCGGCTCGCCGGATGCTCCTTCGGGGTCACCGCCCCCGAGGAACTGCGGCTGGCCGCCGAGGCCCTGGTCATCGAGATGGGCGGCGAGCCCGAGTGGATCGCCGAGGAGTCCCGGCCGCTCTACCACGCGGCCCTCGCGCTCGGCGCCAACCACCTGGTGACCCTGGTCGCCGAGTCCATGGACCTGCTGCGCACGGCCGGCGTCGACGCCCCGGACCGGATGCTGGGCCCGCTGCTGGGCGCCGCACTGGACAACGCCCTCAGATCGGGCGACGCGGCCCTCACCGGACCGGTCGCGCGCGGCGACGCGGGCACGGTCGCCGCGCACATCACCGAGCTGCGCACGCACGCCCCGCAGACCGTCGCAGGCTACCTCGCGATGGCCCGAGCGACGGCCGACCGGGCCCTCGCCCACGGCCTGCTCAAGCCGGAGCTCGCCGAGGACCTCCTGGGCGTGCTCGCCGACGGCCCCGACGGACCGGACGTCCCCGAAGGAGACGTCCGATGA
- a CDS encoding response regulator transcription factor, with the protein MPIRVMLVDDQALLRTGFRMVLDAQPDMEVVAEAGDGVEALQALRGRDVDVVLMDVRMPKLDGVETTRRICSDPNPPKVLILTTFDLDEYAFSGLKAGASGFMLKDVPPGELLAAIRSVHSGDAVVAPSTTRRLLDRFAPLLPSAGKDPQHKELERLTGREREVMILVAQGLSNGEIAARLVLSEATVKTHVGRILTKLGLRDRVQVVVLAYETGLVRAGGQG; encoded by the coding sequence ATGCCGATCCGCGTGATGCTCGTCGACGACCAGGCGCTGCTGCGCACCGGGTTCCGGATGGTGCTCGACGCCCAGCCGGACATGGAGGTCGTGGCGGAGGCGGGCGACGGTGTGGAGGCCTTGCAGGCGCTGCGCGGCAGGGACGTCGACGTGGTCCTGATGGACGTCCGCATGCCGAAGCTGGACGGGGTGGAGACGACCCGGCGCATCTGCTCGGACCCGAACCCGCCGAAGGTGCTGATCCTGACGACCTTCGACCTCGACGAGTACGCCTTCTCGGGGCTCAAGGCGGGGGCCTCCGGCTTCATGCTCAAGGACGTGCCGCCCGGTGAGCTGCTCGCCGCGATCCGCTCCGTGCACAGCGGGGACGCGGTGGTCGCGCCCTCGACGACTCGGCGGCTGCTGGACCGTTTCGCGCCGCTGCTGCCGAGTGCGGGCAAGGATCCCCAGCACAAGGAGCTGGAGCGGCTGACCGGGCGGGAGCGGGAGGTCATGATCCTGGTCGCCCAGGGGCTGTCCAACGGTGAGATCGCTGCGCGGCTCGTGCTGTCCGAGGCGACGGTCAAGACGCACGTGGGCCGCATCCTCACGAAGCTGGGTCTGCGGGACCGGGTCCAGGTGGTCGTCCTGGCGTACGAGACGGGTCTCGTACGGGCGGGCGGACAGGGCTGA
- a CDS encoding L-aspartate oxidase: MTSTGIRLHAPAPGWSVTADVVVVGSGVAGLTAALRCDAAGLRTVVVTKARLDDGSTRWAQGGIAAALGEGDTPEQHLDDTLVAGAGLCDEDAVRILVTEGPDAVRRLIETGAHFDESEEGDLELTREGGHHRRRIAHAGGDATGAEISRALVEAVRARGLRTVENALVLDLLTDADGRTAGVTLHVMGEGQHDGVGAVHAPAVVLATGGMGQVFSATTNPSVSTGDGVALALRAGAEVSDLEFVQFHPTVLFLGADAEGQQPLVSEAVRGEGAHLVDGQGERFMLGQHELAELAPRDIVAKGITRRMQEQDAEHMYLDARHFGAHMWEHRFPTILAACRAHGIDPVTEPIPVAPAAHYASGGVRTDSRGRTTVPGLYACGEVACTGVHGANRLASNSLLEGLVYAERIAADIAAGHDENPPGEGLLDGNRPHARVPSPGSPAARPQRPDHPLLAAEARFAIQRIMTDGAGVLRSAGSLESAADRLQQLHTDARDALDENGKTAEPGVDTWEATNLLCVARVLVAAARLREETRGCHWREDRGERDDDNWRRHIVVRLNPDRTLAVRTTDTADFPPTLPRARDRARTGGTPTPSPQEQ; this comes from the coding sequence GTGACCAGCACAGGCATACGACTGCACGCGCCCGCGCCCGGCTGGTCCGTCACCGCCGACGTCGTGGTCGTCGGCTCCGGAGTCGCCGGACTCACCGCCGCGCTGCGCTGCGATGCCGCCGGGCTGCGGACGGTCGTCGTCACCAAGGCCCGCCTCGACGACGGCTCCACCCGCTGGGCCCAGGGCGGCATAGCCGCGGCCCTGGGCGAGGGCGACACCCCCGAGCAGCACCTCGACGACACCCTGGTCGCGGGCGCCGGCCTGTGCGACGAGGACGCCGTGCGCATCCTCGTCACCGAGGGCCCCGACGCCGTACGCCGTCTGATCGAGACCGGCGCCCACTTCGACGAGTCCGAAGAGGGCGACCTGGAACTGACCCGCGAGGGCGGCCACCACCGCCGCCGCATCGCCCACGCGGGCGGCGACGCGACCGGCGCGGAGATCTCCCGGGCCCTCGTCGAGGCGGTCCGCGCGCGCGGTCTGCGCACGGTGGAGAACGCGCTCGTCCTGGACCTCCTCACGGACGCCGACGGACGTACGGCGGGCGTGACCCTGCACGTCATGGGAGAGGGCCAGCACGACGGCGTGGGAGCCGTCCACGCGCCCGCGGTGGTCCTCGCCACCGGCGGCATGGGCCAGGTCTTCTCCGCGACCACCAACCCGTCGGTGTCCACCGGCGACGGCGTGGCGCTGGCCCTGCGGGCGGGCGCCGAGGTCTCCGACCTCGAATTCGTGCAGTTCCACCCCACCGTGCTGTTCCTGGGCGCGGACGCGGAGGGCCAGCAGCCGCTCGTCTCCGAGGCGGTCCGCGGCGAGGGCGCCCACCTCGTGGACGGACAGGGCGAGCGCTTCATGCTGGGGCAGCACGAACTGGCCGAACTGGCGCCCCGGGACATCGTCGCCAAGGGCATCACCCGGCGCATGCAGGAGCAGGACGCCGAGCACATGTACCTGGACGCCCGGCACTTCGGGGCGCACATGTGGGAGCACCGCTTCCCGACGATCCTGGCCGCCTGCCGCGCCCACGGCATCGACCCGGTCACCGAGCCGATCCCGGTCGCCCCGGCCGCCCACTACGCCTCCGGGGGCGTGCGTACCGACTCCCGGGGCCGTACGACCGTGCCCGGCCTGTACGCGTGCGGCGAGGTCGCCTGCACCGGCGTCCACGGCGCCAACCGGCTCGCCTCCAACTCCCTCCTGGAGGGACTCGTCTACGCCGAGCGCATCGCGGCGGACATCGCGGCCGGCCACGACGAGAACCCTCCCGGGGAGGGCCTGCTCGACGGGAACCGCCCCCACGCGCGCGTGCCCTCGCCCGGCTCGCCCGCCGCCCGGCCGCAGAGGCCCGACCACCCGCTGCTCGCCGCCGAGGCCCGGTTCGCGATCCAGCGGATCATGACCGACGGCGCCGGCGTCCTGCGCTCGGCCGGCTCCCTGGAGAGTGCCGCCGACCGCCTCCAGCAACTGCACACCGACGCCCGCGACGCCCTCGACGAGAACGGCAAGACCGCCGAGCCGGGCGTCGACACCTGGGAGGCGACCAACCTCCTGTGCGTGGCCCGCGTCCTGGTCGCCGCCGCCCGCCTCCGCGAGGAGACCCGCGGCTGCCACTGGCGCGAGGACCGGGGCGAACGGGACGACGACAACTGGCGGCGCCACATCGTCGTACGTCTCAATCCCGACCGGACGCTCGCGGTACGCACCACCGACACCGCAGACTTCCCCCCGACACTTCCCCGGGCCCGCGACCGCGCGCGCACCGGGGGAACCCCCACGCCCAGCCCCCAGGAGCAGTGA
- a CDS encoding DUF5937 family protein, whose amino-acid sequence MSVTIDISGLRRERVAVVPSPLAELCMALHALAEPGHHPGLQGWATGVTARLDPHLADRMCEADFLWRTTFSDLFLPYAGATGGSTLPGATLAEELDLLDKLTDEQFVDAALEFTCALPYDMQGAGALADPVSRRRALELATARGPRPADFTERLLADPPRIRAWLRQFLEDCDEAFFADTWSRLRHQLAADARRKTDLLGRRGLGEALASVSAAVTLDEGAGRIVVDKLGHGHTSIRAGSLLLVPTSLGWPHLMVLHRYGWQPVIHYPVGSPELTVPTSVEQLTLRMTALSHPMRMRLCRSLARSAFTTSELAQTHGMTAPEISRHLGVLKKAGLLTTRRRGRYVLHQLDVTMVARLGSDFLEGILR is encoded by the coding sequence ATGAGCGTGACCATCGACATCTCCGGGCTACGCAGGGAGCGGGTGGCCGTCGTGCCCTCGCCCCTGGCCGAGTTGTGCATGGCACTGCACGCGCTGGCCGAGCCGGGCCACCACCCCGGCCTCCAGGGCTGGGCGACCGGCGTGACCGCCCGCCTCGACCCGCATCTGGCCGACCGGATGTGCGAGGCGGACTTCCTGTGGCGGACGACGTTCTCGGACCTGTTCCTGCCGTACGCGGGCGCGACGGGCGGCAGCACGCTCCCCGGCGCGACCCTCGCCGAGGAGCTGGACCTGCTCGACAAGCTGACGGACGAGCAGTTCGTGGACGCGGCTCTGGAGTTCACCTGCGCGCTCCCGTACGACATGCAGGGCGCCGGTGCCCTGGCCGACCCCGTGTCCCGTCGGCGGGCCCTGGAGCTGGCCACCGCGCGCGGGCCGCGGCCGGCGGACTTCACCGAGCGGCTGCTGGCCGACCCGCCGCGGATCCGGGCCTGGCTGCGGCAGTTCCTGGAGGACTGCGACGAGGCCTTCTTCGCCGACACCTGGTCCCGGCTGCGCCACCAGCTCGCGGCGGACGCCCGCCGCAAGACGGACCTGCTCGGCCGACGGGGCCTGGGCGAGGCCCTGGCGTCCGTGTCGGCCGCGGTGACGCTCGACGAGGGCGCGGGCCGGATCGTCGTCGACAAGCTGGGCCACGGCCACACGTCGATCCGGGCCGGCAGTCTCCTGCTGGTGCCGACGAGTCTCGGCTGGCCGCATCTCATGGTGCTGCACCGGTACGGGTGGCAGCCGGTGATCCACTATCCGGTCGGCTCCCCGGAGCTGACGGTCCCGACCTCCGTCGAGCAGCTGACGCTGCGGATGACGGCCCTGTCCCATCCGATGCGGATGCGGCTGTGCCGGAGCCTGGCGCGCAGCGCGTTCACCACGAGCGAGCTGGCGCAGACGCACGGGATGACTGCGCCGGAGATATCCCGGCATCTGGGCGTGCTGAAGAAGGCGGGGCTGCTGACGACGCGGCGGCGCGGGCGGTACGTGCTGCACCAGCTGGACGTCACGATGGTGGCGCGCCTGGGCAGCGACTTCCTGGAGGGCATCCTCCGCTGA
- a CDS encoding NADH-quinone oxidoreductase subunit D produces MTPTTETMVGIGGAAESTDMVLNIGPQHPSTHGVLRLKLVLDGERIQHAEPVIGYMHRGAEKLFEARDYRQIIMLANRHDWLSAFSNELGVVLGVERMLGMEVPPRAVWTRTLLAELNRVLNHLMFLGSYPLELGGITPIFYAFTEREELQHVMEEVSGGRMHYMFNRVGGLKEDLPAGWATRAREAVSGVRSRMDRFDGLVLGNEIFRGRTRGVGVLSPEAVHAYGVSGPIARASGVDFDLRRDEPYLAYGELQDTLKVVTRQEGDCLARFECLLEQTHNALDLADACLDRLAELPPGPINQRLPKVLKAPEGHTYAWTENPLGINGYYLVSKGEKTPYRLKLRSASYNNIQALTELLPGTLVADMVAILGSLFFVVGDIDK; encoded by the coding sequence ATGACTCCTACGACGGAGACCATGGTCGGTATCGGCGGCGCCGCGGAGAGCACCGACATGGTGCTCAACATCGGGCCCCAGCATCCGTCCACCCACGGCGTACTCCGGCTGAAGCTCGTCCTGGACGGAGAGCGGATCCAGCACGCGGAGCCGGTGATCGGCTATATGCACCGCGGCGCGGAGAAGCTCTTCGAGGCGCGCGACTACCGGCAGATCATCATGCTGGCCAACCGCCACGACTGGCTCTCCGCGTTCTCGAACGAGCTGGGCGTGGTTCTCGGTGTGGAGCGGATGCTCGGCATGGAGGTGCCCCCGCGCGCGGTGTGGACCCGCACGCTCCTCGCGGAGCTGAACCGGGTCCTGAACCACCTGATGTTCCTCGGTTCGTACCCCCTGGAACTGGGCGGGATCACCCCGATCTTCTACGCGTTCACCGAGCGCGAGGAGCTGCAGCACGTCATGGAGGAGGTCTCCGGCGGGCGCATGCACTACATGTTCAACCGGGTGGGCGGCCTCAAGGAGGATCTGCCGGCCGGCTGGGCCACGCGCGCGCGGGAGGCCGTTTCCGGGGTGCGCTCCCGCATGGACCGCTTCGACGGTCTGGTGCTCGGCAATGAGATCTTCCGGGGGCGTACGCGCGGTGTCGGAGTGCTCTCGCCCGAGGCGGTGCACGCCTACGGGGTGAGCGGGCCGATCGCCCGCGCCTCCGGTGTCGACTTCGACCTGCGCCGGGACGAGCCCTACCTCGCGTACGGCGAACTCCAGGACACCCTGAAGGTCGTCACGCGCCAGGAGGGCGACTGCCTGGCCCGTTTCGAGTGCCTCCTGGAGCAGACCCACAACGCGCTGGACCTCGCGGACGCCTGTCTGGACCGGCTCGCGGAGCTGCCGCCCGGACCGATCAACCAGCGGCTCCCCAAGGTCCTGAAGGCCCCCGAGGGCCACACGTACGCCTGGACCGAGAACCCCCTCGGCATCAACGGCTACTACCTCGTCAGCAAGGGCGAGAAGACCCCGTACCGGCTGAAGCTGCGTTCGGCCTCGTACAACAACATCCAGGCGCTCACCGAACTGCTGCCGGGCACGCTGGTCGCGGACATGGTGGCGATCCTGGGGTCGCTGTTCTTCGTGGTGGGGGACATCGACAAGTAG
- a CDS encoding sensor histidine kinase, which produces MQRLYDFLRRHPTWVDGFWAVVLLGISVASGTAGQENADSGTDHLAVTLPITLLLCLVIALRRRLPESMLILAVSMGGAQLVLDMPLAPADFALLVITYTVASNGTRWASRLALTAGLLAAPLAQLRWPEEHQSAAGQVAIVIFQTVPFALAWVLGDSLRTRRAYFAQLEERAARLEKEREAQAKVAVAAERARIARELHDVVAHNVSVMVVQADGAAYVLDSAPDQAKKALEIISGTGRQALAEMRRLLGVLRTGEHQESGEYVPQPDVEQLDDLIEQCRGSGLPVDFKIEGTPRPLPSGVELTAYRIVQEALTNTRKHGGPNAGASVRLVYFDDGLGLLVEDDGKGAPHELYEEGGVDGQGHGLIGMRERIGMVGGTLDAGPRPGGGFRISALLPLKPAH; this is translated from the coding sequence GTGCAGCGCCTCTATGATTTTCTCCGCAGGCACCCGACATGGGTCGACGGCTTCTGGGCCGTCGTCCTGCTCGGGATCTCGGTCGCGAGCGGAACGGCCGGGCAGGAGAACGCCGACTCCGGGACCGACCATCTGGCCGTGACCCTTCCGATCACCCTGCTGCTCTGCCTGGTGATCGCGCTGCGCAGGCGGCTGCCCGAGTCGATGCTGATCCTCGCCGTCTCCATGGGCGGGGCACAGCTGGTGCTGGACATGCCGTTGGCGCCGGCCGACTTCGCGCTGCTGGTGATCACCTACACGGTCGCCTCGAACGGCACCCGCTGGGCTTCCCGGCTCGCCCTCACAGCCGGACTGCTCGCGGCCCCGCTGGCGCAGCTGCGCTGGCCCGAGGAGCACCAGAGCGCCGCCGGGCAGGTGGCGATAGTGATCTTCCAGACGGTTCCCTTCGCCCTCGCCTGGGTCCTCGGCGACTCCCTGCGGACCCGCCGCGCCTACTTCGCGCAGCTGGAGGAGCGGGCCGCGCGGCTGGAGAAGGAGCGCGAGGCGCAGGCCAAGGTCGCGGTCGCCGCCGAGCGCGCCCGGATCGCCCGCGAGCTGCACGACGTCGTCGCGCACAACGTCTCGGTGATGGTGGTCCAGGCCGACGGCGCGGCGTACGTACTGGACTCCGCGCCCGACCAGGCCAAGAAGGCCCTGGAGATCATCTCCGGGACGGGACGGCAGGCCCTCGCCGAGATGCGCCGCCTCCTCGGGGTGCTGCGCACCGGCGAGCACCAGGAGTCCGGCGAGTACGTGCCGCAGCCCGATGTGGAGCAGCTCGACGACCTCATCGAGCAGTGCCGGGGCTCCGGCCTCCCCGTCGACTTCAAGATCGAGGGCACTCCGCGTCCGCTGCCCAGCGGCGTCGAGCTGACCGCGTACCGCATCGTGCAGGAGGCACTCACCAACACCCGTAAGCACGGGGGGCCGAACGCGGGAGCGAGTGTGCGCCTGGTCTACTTCGACGACGGCCTCGGCCTGCTCGTCGAGGACGACGGCAAGGGCGCCCCGCACGAGCTGTACGAGGAGGGCGGGGTGGACGGCCAGGGGCACGGCCTGATCGGTATGCGCGAGCGCATCGGCATGGTCGGCGGCACCCTGGACGCCGGGCCGCGTCCCGGCGGGGGTTTTCGCATCAGCGCCCTGCTTCCGCTCAAGCCCGCTCACTGA
- a CDS encoding SAM-dependent methyltransferase, producing the protein MRGWRPATEEALYGPRGFYRRPEGPAGHFRTSVHASPLFAGAVARLLLLVDEALAHPSELAFVDLGAGRGELVDAVLRALPAEAASRARGYAVERAARPAGLDRRIDWLPEPPPGVTGLLFANEWLDNVPVDVAEVDAHGVPRLVLVDAAGTESLGEPVGGADARWLETWWPLTGTPADPLPAEGLRAEIGLPRDTAWASAVAALGGGLAVAVDYGHSAGARPPFGTLTGFREGRETAPVPDGSCDITAHVALDACALPGGRLLSQRDALRTLGVSGERPSLALASTDPAAYVRALAGAGEAAELTARGGLGDFGWLTQPVGIPNPLRVPPQGPLPRTKQPSP; encoded by the coding sequence ATGCGCGGGTGGCGCCCGGCGACCGAGGAAGCGCTGTACGGGCCCCGCGGTTTCTATCGCAGGCCGGAGGGTCCCGCGGGCCATTTCCGCACCTCGGTGCATGCGTCACCGCTGTTCGCGGGGGCCGTGGCCCGGCTGCTGCTCCTCGTCGACGAGGCCCTCGCCCACCCCTCCGAACTCGCCTTCGTCGACCTGGGCGCGGGCCGCGGCGAACTGGTGGACGCCGTCCTGAGGGCGCTCCCCGCCGAAGCGGCCTCCCGCGCGCGCGGGTACGCGGTGGAGCGCGCCGCCCGCCCCGCCGGACTCGACCGCCGGATCGACTGGCTCCCGGAGCCCCCGCCGGGCGTCACGGGCCTGCTGTTCGCCAACGAGTGGCTCGACAACGTGCCGGTGGACGTGGCCGAGGTGGACGCGCACGGAGTGCCCCGCCTCGTCCTGGTGGACGCGGCCGGGACGGAGTCCCTCGGGGAGCCGGTGGGGGGCGCGGACGCGCGCTGGCTGGAGACGTGGTGGCCCCTCACGGGAACGCCCGCCGATCCGCTCCCCGCTGAAGGGCTGCGGGCCGAGATCGGTCTCCCCAGGGACACCGCCTGGGCGTCCGCCGTGGCCGCTCTGGGCGGCGGTCTGGCCGTCGCCGTCGACTACGGGCACAGCGCGGGCGCACGGCCGCCGTTCGGGACGCTGACGGGCTTCAGGGAGGGCCGGGAGACGGCCCCCGTGCCGGACGGCTCCTGCGACATCACCGCGCATGTGGCGCTGGACGCGTGCGCCCTGCCGGGCGGCCGGCTGCTGAGCCAGCGGGACGCGCTGCGGACGCTGGGCGTGAGCGGCGAGCGGCCGTCCCTGGCCCTGGCCTCCACGGACCCCGCGGCGTACGTACGGGCCCTCGCGGGCGCCGGCGAGGCGGCCGAACTGACCGCCCGGGGCGGCCTGGGCGACTTCGGCTGGCTGACCCAGCCGGTCGGCATCCCGAACCCGCTCCGGGTCCCGCCGCAAGGCCCCCTCCCGAGAACGAAACAGCCCTCTCCGTAG
- a CDS encoding threonine aldolase family protein: MSDAAQGSEAAERTPEQRRERRRVAWRGARRALWRPGFRATVGELLTGLTEAAPSVYDLDLPVDMYGNGIVETLEERVAALLGKEAAAFFPSGTMAQQVALRCWAGRTGNATVAMHPLSHPEVHERHSLSTLGGLRTVHPTREPRMPSADEVRDLDEPFGALFLELPLREAGFLLPSWEELVAVTDAARERDAVVHFDGARLWECTSRLGRSPAEIADLADSVYVSFYKSLGGFGGAALAGPRTLVDEAKAWRHRYGGQILQQFPTALSALIGLERELPRLPEYVAHARVVAGALREGFAAAGLPWARVHPEEPHTHQFQVWLPYEADELTDAGTLQAEETGVSLFPQVWDPRGPGIAYTEVTVGAPGLEWTADDVRAAVREFVARIPR; this comes from the coding sequence ATGAGCGATGCGGCACAGGGGTCGGAAGCGGCGGAGCGGACGCCGGAACAGCGGCGGGAACGGCGCAGGGTCGCCTGGCGGGGGGCCCGGCGGGCGCTGTGGCGGCCCGGTTTCCGCGCCACGGTAGGTGAGCTGCTGACCGGGCTGACGGAGGCCGCGCCCAGCGTGTACGACCTGGACCTGCCGGTGGACATGTACGGCAACGGGATCGTCGAGACCCTGGAGGAGCGGGTCGCCGCCCTGCTCGGCAAGGAGGCCGCCGCCTTCTTCCCGTCGGGGACCATGGCCCAGCAGGTGGCGCTGCGCTGCTGGGCGGGCCGTACGGGCAACGCGACGGTGGCGATGCACCCCCTGTCCCACCCGGAGGTCCACGAGAGGCATTCCCTCAGCACCCTCGGCGGCCTGCGGACCGTGCATCCCACGCGCGAGCCGCGGATGCCCTCCGCCGACGAGGTGCGCGACCTGGACGAGCCCTTCGGGGCGCTGTTCCTCGAACTGCCTCTCCGGGAGGCCGGTTTCCTGCTGCCCTCCTGGGAGGAGCTGGTCGCCGTCACGGACGCGGCCCGCGAACGCGACGCCGTGGTGCACTTCGACGGGGCCCGCCTGTGGGAGTGCACCAGCCGTCTCGGCCGCTCCCCGGCCGAGATCGCGGACCTCGCGGACAGCGTCTACGTGTCCTTCTACAAGTCGCTGGGCGGCTTCGGCGGCGCCGCGCTCGCGGGCCCGAGGACGCTCGTCGACGAGGCGAAGGCCTGGCGCCACCGGTACGGCGGCCAGATCCTCCAGCAGTTCCCCACCGCCCTGTCCGCGCTGATCGGCCTGGAGCGGGAACTGCCCCGGCTCCCGGAGTACGTGGCCCACGCGCGCGTGGTCGCCGGGGCGCTGCGGGAGGGGTTCGCAGCGGCGGGGCTCCCCTGGGCGCGGGTCCACCCCGAGGAGCCGCACACGCACCAGTTCCAGGTGTGGCTGCCGTACGAGGCCGACGAGCTGACCGACGCGGGGACGCTGCAGGCGGAGGAGACGGGCGTGTCGCTGTTCCCGCAGGTCTGGGATCCGCGCGGGCCCGGCATCGCGTACACCGAGGTCACGGTGGGCGCGCCGGGCCTGGAGTGGACGGCGGACGACGTACGGGCCGCGGTCAGGGAGTTCGTGGCGCGCATTCCCCGCTGA